From Gossypium raimondii isolate GPD5lz chromosome 11, ASM2569854v1, whole genome shotgun sequence:
aggtaataaacaaacaaaattataaagcataacaaataatactaactgacatgtaaataaataaataaatgaagaaaataaataaaagatatattataaaatataaaaatataagtatttatttatatgtctaaatagattataaaatacaaaatatataaaaatataagtatgtacgTTAATAAAAATGtgcagatatatatatttatgcaaattaaaaaatatgtacgtatatatattataaaacttattcacatttatatatatacatatttgatattgtaaaataattaaaaaatgtacatataaatatatataaaacatgggATGTACGTATGTATACTAAAAtaattgtatgtatgtatatgcatataacataatttaaagtaaaatgtatttaataataataataataataataataataataatagttttaataataatatataataataaaaacaataataataataattattattattattattatatattattattattattattattattattattatactcctcaatattctcttttatcatctttatatgattttcttattttatcaaaaatcaattagacattattcaatttattactacttttattatatatcaattttagggatgttacatttataCTTGTGCCATAGGACTTTtgtatatttacaatttagtcccttccTTAATACATCATGTCATGCTTTTGATTTAACTCTCTTTTGATATATTgcaactttcattttcttcgaTCTTATACATTATTTCGCTATGATTTTATCTCATATGCTTTACTTAACAAGAGAGTTTTGAGGATGTTACACACAAAAAAATGAGATGAGGCAGAGTGATAAAAAAATGCAAGCATTGAGAACAAAATTGATGTTTTGcctacattttttttatttaatgtttcaaatatataaaaataattttaaaagattaaactaGACACATATCACATTTAACACATAACTTGGAGTCTAACAATTTCGAACAAAAATGAAACAACAATTTAGGATGATTATAACCTAAACATTGACAAAGGATTCGCACCTTACGTATTAGTTGCTTCTTCATGGAGCAATCAAAACTTCCTCCACATTTTATTTCCAGgcgattatatatatttttcaatctGCGATCataaaatctaattatataaaaatgaataatatattgaatgttatatatatatataaaaaaacaatgttATCTAACTTTGGGAAGAACATAGAATATGAGTTTGTTTTTAACATGTGTATGCTTagaatttttaacttaattatatatatttgaaagatTATATCTCATTTATTGTAGAGTAAATATATGGAAAATGAATactttaaatgaaataaaaaaaaaaagtcataaaaaaaagaattaaaaggacAAGGCCAATGAAGTAGTTTACCGCAATTAGTGCTTCTTCCCAAGTCTGCCCATTATAGAACTGAAAATTTTTTGCATTCGTTTCGGTTGCGGCCCTTCATCCATCTCCTCGTAGATATTAAGTTTTCGCTTTATTAGGGAACTGTTACCTATTGATCCATCATCAGCAGAGTGTTGCCGGATATCTTCAAAATTTGCACAACACTTACTACTATGCAGCTCTTGTATTTGTTCCATCTCTTCCAAATCTCTCTCATACACTATTCTAACACCACACTTCTTCACCTTAACACTGTTAGGTCTTTCGAAAGACAACTCAAGTTGATGGCATTCCTGATCTAAGCAACCTGTTGTCCAAAATTATTGGTTTCGCGTTCACCACATTTGTCTTCCAAGGAAATTGGATACAACTTGTCACGCGACAAATAACGAATTAAAATGTGGTCCTTCCTTACGGGCCGTTCAAAATGATCATTTACACTCCAGCCACTCCAATCGACCATTCGAGGATCTCTACCCTGGAAATTAGATTGAGTGCAATTGGCTTGTCTAGAATATCTACCACGGATAACAGCTCTACACATGAGTTCCTCATTCCTTGAAGCATCATCACTGACAAAAATGCAGCACAAAGAAACTCCCATCCATTGACAATCATTCCGAACTTCCAGAGGCAAATCTATCTTAATTGAAGGGCCACCTCTTAGTTGACTAAACCATTCTGGCATTTCACTTCCAGGTAGAATAATATCAAacaattttcttgaatttccaaATACCTGCAAAATAAACCTCTGGTTGTTTGGTAAGAGACAACCTGAATAATTATAAGACACAGAGAAAAAGAGATATTAACGAACCTTTAGATGTTTTTTCAGCAATGTTAAGGCGTTGATGTTCTCAGCCAATCTGAGGCAATTAACACCTCCTATAGCCAACAAATCACTTGAATTGCAAACTTTTGATGGATTTGCAACTATTTCCAGAGAAGCACAACCATCTATTCTTACAATCGCTATACTTGTTGGAAGCTCAGGCAACGATTTAAGCGCCCTGCAATCTGACAATCTAAGAAATTCAAGCTTGGAAATTCGAGTAACACACGAAGGTATGCTGATAAAGTTGTTACCACCAAGATCAAGGTGTATCAAAGAGGATAACCGAGAAATATCACCAGGAATATCTCCTTCGCAAAGATTGCAGTCCCTTAGATTCAGCCTTGTTAATGAACTCAAACCTAACAACGAAGGCAACGTCAGAGCCATAGAATTTGTCCTTCCTCTTTGGATTACCTTTAACAGAGAAGGAAGTTTTTTTTGCAACTTGGAAGAAGATCCCTTGCACCCATTAAAAGATAGaactttaagatttttaaattgaaaaatgaaggGTGGTGGTTTTGTCATGGATGTTTCACTTAAGTCAAGCTCCTCCAAGAACTCTATTTGCTGCAAATTCTCTGGCAAATATTCAACTTTATAACAACCAGAAAGATTAAgagattttaaacttttacacCCAACTATGCTCCCTGGGAGATCCACAAGGTTCCTgcaatctttcaaatttaacaaaacaagaCTGCTCAGATTTCCAATTGAAATAGGTAGCTCTTTAATGCCCGTCCCATCTAAATAAAGCTCTAGCAGGCATTCCATTTTTCCATCAATCTCTGGAAAGCTTTCAAGATTTGAGCAACCTGAAAGAATTAACTTTTCAAGAGATTCCATTCCAATTTTGATTGGAAGACCTTTAAGACTTTTGCAgtcttttaaattcaaaactttaaGTCTTTTGAGACTTCCGATCAAAGAAGGTAGCTCTTTAATGTTTGTCCCATCAAAACAAAGCTCCAACAAACATTCCATTTTCCCATCAATCTCTGGAAAGCTTTCAAGTTTTGAGCAACCTGAAAGAGTTAACCTTTCAAGAGATTCCATTCCAATTCTGGTTGGAAAACTCCTCAGACTTTTGCAGCCTCCTAACTTCAAAAGCTTAAGCCTTGTATGAACTCCAACAGATGGATGGACATATACTAATCTAGTACAACcttccaaaaccaaaatttcaagatttGGGGCAGCTGTGACGTCTGGTGCCTTGATCAGGTTTTCCGACCCTTCGAGGTTGAGCACTTTCAACTTATACAGGGGCTgttgaaaacaataataaattagagATAAATGGAGAAAAAATATGGTGAagcttattttcatttttattcttctATGTTCATACCTTCTTCTCGAATTagaaaacaaagacaaaatgaGTTAATTCTTACCGTATTTTCCTTCCACAGTTGTTCAATATTGCTATAAGGCAAGAGAAGTACAACAAGATTTTCCGGTTGGAAGCCTAAAGGCAGAGATCTTAAAGAATATCCTGACCATTCTAAAAGTCGTAGCTCATTAGAAAGGTAGGTGAGATCACACCAATTTAGAAGACAATGGACTTTGAGCAATCTTAATCTTTTCATCTTCAAGAAAATATCCCCATTCAAAGTGAGAGTCTTGTTCAATTCCCTGGGCGAACAAGTATAAGAATAAAGCTATATAAAACATAATCTTTGACAGTTAATCACTTCATTGCTTCTTTTTTGAAATACTCATGTCTAACACTCATATCTAAAGTATGTTCAGATGTGGATATAAAGATATAATCCTTCAAGGGCttttgaaatatatgaaaagttaagaaaatttaatatacaCATGTCAAATACAACTCACATATAACACTTATATCCTAATTTGAATAACATAGCTTTAAATAAAGAATTGGAGCTGATATTCACAGACACAGAAGGCTAGAAACCATCATATAAACGCAAGAAAGGTGTTTGGCTAAAGAGAGAATGCAAGAAAATAGATACAACTAAATGCAACATTCTTTTTTCAATAATTCataccactttttttttttaaatattaagcaTTAAAGAGTTGCCacttcttttaattatttttacaaaaaaaaaaaaacaacaacattaaaattatatatagatatatatgtcATCTTACcaacaacattaaaattatatatagatatatatgtcATCTTACCTTTTATTGTCGATGATTAAGCCTTCAATAATTTCTGTAgcctaaaaaaatgaaaagtaaaaatattacaaaagcTCATAAAGTTTACATTTATGATTATCATTGCATGTATAGTAAAAACAAGCTAAACAAAACATTCAACTAAAGTAATTcaatgaaattacatttttgtttATACATATCGTGCATgtcttattaatatttataatcaacaaataatttctaaatgacacatttgaaaaatataaacaacAAATCTACTCATTTTACTTTATcgatattaataataaatacttCCTAAATATAATAgactatatatatgtttttgtacCAAAGATGTCATTGTTTCAAATTCAACCTCAAATCTAATTAATGCCAcatcttaaaattaattgtttgaatcaattacgctatatatatataatctttatGGAACGACTTACAGTTGCTTTTGTTAGCACATGATACACATCTCTTTCCTCCCACAATCTGCAACGTTTTCCAGGTTCATCAATAGATTTTTCCTTAACAATTTTTCTTCCCATTTCTTGTAGCAAGTCATGCATCAACAAGTACTGGTTGTGTCTGTCAGTAGTTAGTAGAGATTTTTTAATAAGAACATCAATTCCAATATCTGGAAAAAACTCACAACCATCCAATACTTTCATTACAAAATCTTTCTTCTCCCTATTAAAGAAGCATGCTATATCTAGAAATATATTCTTCTCCCTTTCTTCCAGTCCATCAAAACTTATTTGAAGTCTGTCAAGAATTTCTTTGTTAGAATCTCTTTCAAGTCTTTCTATTGCACTTTTCCATTGCCTTGCATCTCTATCACACAGAAAAGAACCCAAAACTTCAAGAGCTAAGGGGAGTCCACCAGCATAACCTACGATATGTTTTGCAAGCTCAATGAAATCCTCTTTTGGCGCTGTCTCGCAACCGAAAGCtttcaaattgaaaagatgaagtGCATCATTGTCTTCCAATGTTGTAGGCTTATACACACCATCAACTCGATAAGATCGGAGCAAATGTTCATCTCTTGTAGTTACAATGATTCTACTCCCTAAACCGAACCAATCACGCTTTCCAACCAAGCATTTCAAGTGTTGTAGGTTATCAACATCATCAAGAACAAGAAGAACTTTTTTGTGAGACAACCTCTGACTAATTATGACTTTCCCTTCATGAACattgaaaaaattgaagctttcaTCAAACAAGATCTGGGAAAGTAGTTGTTTCTGTAAAGAAACAAGTCCACATTTCTCTGAAACTTCTCGAACATCAGCAAGAAAGCTTTTCCCTTCAAAATGAGGTGACATTTGACTATAAACAACTCTTGCGAGGGTCGTTTTGCCAATGCCACCCATACCACAAATTCCTATGATACGGATATCATCTTCCCCAATTTCTATTTCCGAATGCAAATCGTCCAAGCTTGGACTGATACCAACTAACTCATCATGGTCAATTGGATATGTTTGACATAACTTTgctgatatttttttaataatgtctCCAATAAATTCTGATTCATGCCTACaaagatataaatttttaatttttaattaagaaaattattgatATGGAAATGAAGTTAAATGATCTAGGAAAAAATTAAGATGTGAACCGCATAG
This genomic window contains:
- the LOC105761262 gene encoding disease resistance protein RPV1 isoform X1, whose amino-acid sequence is MSSLPSTSSSIPRQKEYDVFLSFRGEDTRHNFTDHLHDALRRSGIVTFRDDPKLEAGEEISLELFKAIQQSWCSVIVFSENYVFSGWCLEELAEIVKQKRENGHKVFPIFYGVDPSDLRKQKGKVEAAFAKHEERYKEDEAKIQRWRNALTEVANIKGWHSNNRHESEFIGDIIKKISAKLCQTYPIDHDELVGISPSLDDLHSEIEIGEDDIRIIGICGMGGIGKTTLARVVYSQMSPHFEGKSFLADVREVSEKCGLVSLQKQLLSQILFDESFNFFNVHEGKVIISQRLSHKKVLLVLDDVDNLQHLKCLVGKRDWFGLGSRIIVTTRDEHLLRSYRVDGVYKPTTLEDNDALHLFNLKAFGCETAPKEDFIELAKHIVGYAGGLPLALEVLGSFLCDRDARQWKSAIERLERDSNKEILDRLQISFDGLEEREKNIFLDIACFFNREKKDFVMKVLDGCEFFPDIGIDVLIKKSLLTTDRHNQYLLMHDLLQEMGRKIVKEKSIDEPGKRCRLWEERDVYHVLTKATATEIIEGLIIDNKRELNKTLTLNGDIFLKMKRLRLLKVHCLLNWCDLTYLSNELRLLEWSGYSLRSLPLGFQPENLVVLLLPYSNIEQLWKENTPLYKLKVLNLEGSENLIKAPDVTAAPNLEILVLEGCTRLVYVHPSVGVHTRLKLLKLGGCKSLRSFPTRIGMESLERLTLSGCSKLESFPEIDGKMECLLELCFDGTNIKELPSLIGSLKRLKVLNLKDCKSLKGLPIKIGMESLEKLILSGCSNLESFPEIDGKMECLLELYLDGTGIKELPISIGNLSSLVLLNLKDCRNLVDLPGSIVGCKSLKSLNLSGCYKVEYLPENLQQIEFLEELDLSETSMTKPPPFIFQFKNLKVLSFNGCKGSSSKLQKKLPSLLKVIQRGRTNSMALTLPSLLGLSSLTRLNLRDCNLCEGDIPGDISRLSSLIHLDLGGNNFISIPSCVTRISKLEFLRLSDCRALKSLPELPTSIAIVRIDGCASLEIVANPSKVCNSSDLLAIGGVNCLRLAENINALTLLKKHLKVFGNSRKLFDIILPGSEMPEWFSQLRGGPSIKIDLPLEVRNDCQWMGVSLCCIFVSDDASRNEELMCRAVIRGRYSRQANCTQSNFQGRDPRMVDWSGWSVNDHFERPVRKDHILIRYLSRDKLYPISLEDKCGERETNNFGQQVA
- the LOC105761262 gene encoding disease resistance protein RPV1 isoform X2; this encodes MSSLPSTSSSIPRQKEYDVFLSFRGEDTRHNFTDHLHDALRRSGIVTFRDDPKLEAGEEISLELFKAIQQSWCSVIVFSENYVFSGWCLEELAEIVKQKRENGHKVFPIFYGVDPSDLRKQKGKVEAAFAKHEERYKEDEAKIQRWRNALTEVANIKGWHSNNRHESEFIGDIIKKISAKLCQTYPIDHDELVGISPSLDDLHSEIEIGEDDIRIIGICGMGGIGKTTLARVVYSQMSPHFEGKSFLADVREVSEKCGLVSLQKQLLSQILFDESFNFFNVHEGKVIISQRLSHKKVLLVLDDVDNLQHLKCLVGKRDWFGLGSRIIVTTRDEHLLRSYRVDGVYKPTTLEDNDALHLFNLKAFGCETAPKEDFIELAKHIVGYAGGLPLALEVLGSFLCDRDARQWKSAIERLERDSNKEILDRLQISFDGLEEREKNIFLDIACFFNREKKDFVMKVLDGCEFFPDIGIDVLIKKSLLTTDRHNQYLLMHDLLQEMGRKIVKEKSIDEPGKRCRLWEERDVYHVLTKATATEIIEGLIIDNKRELNKTLTLNGDIFLKMKRLRLLKVHCLLNWCDLTYLSNELRLLEWSGYSLRSLPLGFQPENLVVLLLPYSNIEQLWKENTPLYKLKVLNLEGSENLIKAPDVTAAPNLEILVLEGCTRLVYVHPSVGVHTRLKLLKLGGCKSLRSFPTRIGMESLERLTLSGCSKLESFPEIDGKMECLLELCFDGTNIKELPSLIGSLKRLKVLNLKDCKSLKGLPIKIGMESLEKLILSGCSNLESFPEIDGKMECLLELYLDGTGIKELPISIGNLSSLVLLNLKDCRNLVDLPGSIVGCKSLKSLNLSGCYKVEYLPENLQQIEFLEELDLSETSMTKPPPFIFQFKNLKVLSFNGCKGSSSKLQKKLPSLLKVIQRGRTNSMALTLPSLLGLSSLTRLNLRDCNLCEGDIPGDISRLSSLIHLDLGGNNFISIPSCVTRISKLEFLRLSDCRALKSLPELPTSIAIVRIDGCASLEIVANPSKVCNSSDLLAIGGVNCLRLAENINALTLLKKHLKVFGNSREKFDIILPGSQIPEWFSQQRGDFPIKINLPLEVRNDSQWMGVALCCIFSRMMLQGMSISCVEVLSMVEILEKSIGVAGL